The Streptomyces sp. NBC_00440 genome contains a region encoding:
- a CDS encoding GlxA family transcriptional regulator: MRTDLAAHRVALAVTDQAPIFELAVPCEVFGIDRPDLADPWYDLQVCTVDPGTTVAHGFVAHGAGDMDDLVRADTVVVPACANVHRAPSPELVEAVRAAHTAGARIAAICSGAFVLAAAGLLDGRRATTHWMHTHELARRHPEVCLDPKVLYVEDGGIYTSAGTAAGLDLCLELVRVDHGAAVANALARRLVTPPHRTGGQAQYVELPAVARDDTTLGPLLEWARGRLDGPLTLTDLARQAGISRRTLARRFEETIGVPPMRWLQQERIRRAQHLLETSTLPVEQVSAASGLGSATNLRRHFVRDVGLAPQAYRFAFLGSHGPGDGPSETRMPLRRHS, from the coding sequence ATGCGAACGGATCTTGCCGCGCACCGCGTGGCCCTCGCCGTGACGGACCAGGCGCCGATCTTCGAACTGGCGGTGCCCTGTGAGGTGTTCGGCATCGACCGCCCCGACCTGGCCGACCCGTGGTACGACCTGCAGGTGTGCACGGTCGACCCCGGTACGACGGTCGCGCACGGCTTCGTCGCCCACGGTGCGGGCGACATGGACGACCTGGTCCGTGCGGACACGGTGGTGGTGCCCGCCTGCGCGAATGTGCACCGCGCGCCGTCGCCCGAGCTGGTCGAGGCGGTCCGTGCGGCACATACGGCGGGGGCACGCATCGCGGCCATCTGTTCCGGCGCCTTCGTCCTGGCGGCAGCCGGCCTCCTGGACGGCCGCCGGGCCACCACCCACTGGATGCACACCCATGAACTCGCCCGCCGCCATCCCGAGGTCTGCCTGGACCCGAAGGTGCTCTACGTCGAGGACGGCGGTATCTACACCTCCGCCGGTACCGCAGCCGGTCTCGACCTGTGCCTGGAACTGGTCCGCGTCGACCACGGAGCCGCCGTGGCCAACGCGCTCGCCCGACGCCTGGTGACACCTCCGCACCGCACGGGCGGCCAGGCCCAGTACGTCGAACTGCCCGCGGTGGCCCGCGACGACACCACGCTCGGGCCCCTCTTGGAATGGGCCCGGGGACGGCTCGACGGCCCCCTCACCCTCACCGACCTCGCACGGCAGGCCGGCATCAGCCGCCGGACCCTGGCCCGCCGCTTCGAGGAGACCATCGGGGTGCCCCCCATGCGCTGGCTCCAGCAGGAGCGCATCCGCCGTGCGCAACACCTGCTGGAAACCAGCACGCTGCCCGTGGAACAGGTGTCCGCCGCCAGCGGGCTCGGCAGTGCGACGAATCTACGCCGTCACTTCGTCCGCGACGTGGGCCTCGCGCCGCAGGCGTACCGCTTCGCCTTCCTCGGCAGTCATGGTCCCGGCGACGGACCATCCGAGACCCGTATGCCGTTGCGTCGGCATAGCTGA
- a CDS encoding RNA-guided endonuclease InsQ/TnpB family protein, giving the protein MKMVTIARDGHQWWASFNVRIAVPAAARPTRRQQDAGMVGVDLGVAVIAATSEPVITANGNARGLPAHCQSAGWRGARDQVARLSGLVAQRRASSQHLLTKQLVTQFAHVALEDLRVKNMTRSARGTQDAPGRNVAAKAGLNRAILDVGFGEIRRQIEYKAERHGVQVTAVNPAYTSQTCHRCGHVDRKSRRTRSVFECTRCGHATHADIGAAHNIKHRALDTTTNQERGLTGRAGA; this is encoded by the coding sequence GTGAAGATGGTGACGATCGCCCGGGATGGCCATCAGTGGTGGGCGTCGTTCAACGTCCGCATCGCCGTCCCGGCGGCGGCCCGGCCCACCCGCAGACAGCAGGACGCCGGGATGGTCGGGGTCGACCTCGGTGTGGCCGTCATCGCGGCGACCTCCGAGCCGGTGATCACCGCGAACGGTAACGCGCGCGGTCTGCCCGCGCACTGCCAGAGCGCAGGATGGCGGGGAGCCCGGGACCAGGTCGCGCGCCTGAGCGGGCTGGTGGCGCAGCGGCGCGCTTCGTCTCAGCATCTGCTGACGAAGCAGCTCGTGACTCAGTTCGCGCACGTCGCGTTGGAGGACTTGCGGGTGAAGAACATGACGCGCTCCGCGCGCGGCACCCAGGACGCGCCCGGCCGGAACGTGGCGGCCAAGGCCGGGCTGAACCGGGCCATCCTCGATGTCGGCTTCGGTGAGATCCGCCGACAGATCGAGTACAAAGCCGAACGGCACGGCGTCCAGGTCACCGCGGTCAACCCCGCCTACACCTCGCAGACGTGCCACCGGTGCGGGCACGTCGACCGCAAGAGCCGGCGCACCCGCTCCGTCTTCGAGTGCACGCGGTGCGGACATGCCACCCACGCCGACATCGGCGCCGCCCACAACATCAAACACCGCGCACTCGACACCACTACCAACCAGGAAAGGGGCCTGACAGGGCGGGCGGGAGCCTGA
- a CDS encoding IS5 family transposase gives MADAQWERIEPLLPDRTPQRGGRWRDHRQVIDASAFKYRTGTPWMDLPERFGSWEGAHNRLRKWAADGTWEGLYRSAHPGRRRRRSRLGRRGRVHRRACSPARRRGPSKRAPAGEPADHALGRSRGGLTTKIHLAADGLCRPLAFVITPGQAGDAPAFPQVMARLRVLRQTGRPRITPDMVLGDKAYSSRAIRSHLRRRGIRAVIPQPADQAANRKRLGSRGGRPSAFDRDAYKQRNTVERCINKLKQWRGLATRYDKTATIYLAGLHLAAMFIWSAR, from the coding sequence TTGGCTGACGCCCAGTGGGAACGCATTGAGCCGTTACTGCCGGATCGGACTCCGCAGCGGGGAGGGCGGTGGCGTGATCACCGGCAGGTGATCGACGCGAGCGCGTTCAAGTACCGCACCGGGACGCCATGGATGGACCTGCCCGAGCGCTTCGGGTCGTGGGAGGGCGCCCACAACCGTCTACGGAAGTGGGCAGCCGACGGCACCTGGGAGGGTCTTTACCGCTCTGCTCACCCAGGCCGACGCCGAAGGCGATCTCGGCTGGGTCGTCGCGGTCGAGTCCACCGTCGTGCGTGCTCACCAGCACGCCGCCGGGGCCCGTCAAAACGGGCCCCGGCCGGCGAGCCCGCCGACCATGCCCTCGGACGCTCCCGCGGCGGGCTGACCACCAAGATTCACCTCGCCGCCGACGGCCTCTGCCGTCCGCTGGCCTTCGTCATCACGCCCGGGCAGGCAGGTGACGCGCCTGCGTTCCCTCAGGTAATGGCCCGCTTACGGGTGCTCCGGCAGACCGGCCGTCCCAGAATCACACCGGACATGGTCCTGGGCGACAAGGCCTACTCGTCCCGCGCGATTCGTTCTCACCTTCGCCGACGCGGGATCCGGGCGGTGATCCCGCAGCCCGCCGACCAGGCCGCCAACCGTAAACGTCTCGGCAGCCGCGGCGGCAGACCATCAGCCTTCGACCGCGACGCGTACAAGCAACGCAACACGGTCGAGCGCTGCATCAACAAGCTCAAGCAGTGGCGCGGCCTGGCCACCCGCTACGACAAGACCGCCACCATCTACCTCGCAGGACTCCACCTCGCCGCCATGTTCATCTGGTCAGCAAGGTGA
- a CDS encoding SDR family NAD(P)-dependent oxidoreductase: MESGKIALVTGGNRGLGRATAQSLARHGLRVIVTHRGDAQEAEETVKSIQDTGAMAAALRLDISDVASFPAFVSHLAAQLERWEATRLDILVNNAGIGLFGPLEAVTVDDYDAVMDTNVRGTFFLIQALAPVLADGGRIINVSSSLSRHTSAGTSVYSASKAAVEVLSRTLAVELGARKIRINTIAPGPTATDFNGGAMRDDAQMREGLSAQTALGRVGEPQEIGDAIAALASEDLRWVTAQRLEVSGGALL, encoded by the coding sequence ATGGAGTCAGGCAAGATCGCATTGGTGACCGGCGGCAATCGCGGGCTGGGCAGGGCCACGGCCCAGTCGCTGGCCCGGCACGGGCTGCGCGTCATCGTCACCCACCGCGGCGACGCGCAGGAGGCCGAGGAGACGGTCAAGAGCATTCAGGACACCGGCGCCATGGCCGCCGCATTGCGGCTGGACATCAGCGACGTGGCCTCCTTCCCCGCCTTCGTCTCACACCTGGCCGCGCAGCTGGAGCGCTGGGAGGCGACCCGGCTGGACATCCTGGTCAACAATGCCGGGATCGGGCTGTTCGGACCGCTGGAAGCGGTCACGGTCGACGACTACGACGCGGTGATGGACACCAACGTGCGCGGCACGTTCTTCCTCATCCAGGCGCTTGCGCCCGTGCTGGCCGACGGGGGGCGGATCATCAACGTCTCCTCCTCCCTGAGCCGCCACACCAGTGCCGGCACCTCGGTCTACTCGGCCTCCAAGGCGGCGGTCGAGGTCCTCAGCCGGACATTGGCCGTGGAGCTGGGGGCGCGCAAGATCCGCATCAACACCATCGCACCGGGTCCGACCGCCACCGACTTCAACGGCGGCGCCATGCGGGACGACGCGCAGATGCGCGAGGGCTTGAGCGCGCAGACTGCGCTCGGCCGCGTCGGCGAACCGCAGGAGATCGGCGACGCCATCGCCGCGCTCGCCTCCGAGGACCTGCGATGGGTCACCGCCCAGCGCCTCGAAGTGTCCGGCGGCGCCCTGCTGTAA
- a CDS encoding TetR/AcrR family transcriptional regulator, whose amino-acid sequence MTAGLSAHHQRLAQRKREAITAAATKLFLDRGYDGTSLAKIAQEAVVSKSTLFKQFPTKAALFEAIVTEYWKGGPDQAAPATQPGDLRAGLSAIGRQYADLIGQPAMAALFRIVIAELPRFPELGRAQFELGKLPYFISVQHYLEAEHAAGTAVVPDTESTTNQFLGMIANYVLWPQMLLADWSPAPADVGHAVDEAVTTMLARYGRSTGDPQR is encoded by the coding sequence ATGACCGCAGGACTCTCCGCGCACCATCAACGACTCGCCCAGCGCAAGCGCGAGGCGATCACCGCCGCGGCCACGAAGCTGTTCCTGGACCGGGGATATGACGGGACCTCGCTGGCGAAGATCGCTCAGGAAGCGGTCGTCTCGAAGTCCACGCTGTTCAAGCAGTTCCCCACCAAGGCAGCGCTCTTCGAAGCCATCGTCACCGAGTACTGGAAGGGTGGGCCGGACCAGGCGGCGCCCGCAACGCAGCCCGGGGACCTGCGCGCCGGCCTGAGCGCGATCGGCCGCCAGTACGCCGACCTGATCGGCCAGCCCGCGATGGCGGCCCTCTTCCGCATCGTCATCGCCGAACTGCCGCGCTTCCCGGAACTGGGACGGGCTCAGTTCGAGCTGGGAAAACTGCCCTACTTCATCTCCGTCCAGCACTACCTGGAGGCCGAGCATGCCGCGGGCACTGCGGTGGTACCCGACACGGAGAGCACCACCAACCAGTTCCTCGGAATGATCGCCAACTACGTCCTATGGCCGCAGATGCTGCTCGCCGACTGGAGCCCCGCACCTGCCGACGTCGGCCACGCCGTCGATGAGGCGGTCACGACGATGCTCGCCCGCTACGGCCGCAGCACCGGCGACCCGCAGCGCTGA